Proteins found in one Candidatus Methylomirabilis sp. genomic segment:
- a CDS encoding dihydrodipicolinate synthase family protein, whose protein sequence is MGRFVGVLPPVTTPFGPDGSLAAERLAANLAAWHETGLTGYLLLGSNAEAVALTEAEKLRVLETARAHIPRDRLLLAGTGMEGTAATIALTKAAARLGVDGTLVVTPGYYKGQMRARELLAHYTAVAEASPIPVLIYNVPQFTGVTVEPEVVARLAEHPNIVGMKDSSGNVTALTEYLRVAPEGFAVFVGSAAVFYAGLALGACGGILALANAAPRACVELYSLAREGKGAEAAALQRRLLPAVRAVTTRFGIGGLKYAMDLLGTYGGPPRPPLLPPTEAERAEIRHALAESGLLEGRGGEGRGGKP, encoded by the coding sequence ATGGGCAGATTCGTCGGCGTCCTTCCCCCGGTGACCACCCCCTTCGGGCCGGACGGCAGCCTGGCTGCGGAGCGGCTGGCGGCGAATCTCGCGGCCTGGCACGAGACCGGTCTCACGGGCTACCTCCTCCTGGGAAGCAACGCGGAGGCGGTCGCGCTCACCGAGGCCGAGAAGCTCCGCGTCCTGGAGACCGCCCGGGCGCACATCCCCCGGGACCGGTTGCTTTTGGCCGGGACCGGGATGGAAGGGACGGCGGCCACCATCGCCCTCACGAAAGCGGCCGCCCGGCTGGGGGTGGACGGCACCCTCGTGGTGACCCCGGGCTACTACAAGGGTCAGATGCGGGCCCGGGAGCTCCTCGCCCACTACACCGCTGTGGCCGAGGCTTCCCCGATCCCGGTCCTGATCTACAACGTCCCCCAGTTCACGGGAGTGACCGTGGAGCCCGAGGTGGTGGCGAGATTGGCCGAGCACCCGAACATCGTGGGGATGAAAGATTCCTCCGGCAACGTCACGGCCCTCACCGAGTACCTCCGGGTGGCCCCGGAGGGGTTTGCCGTGTTCGTCGGCTCGGCGGCGGTCTTCTACGCCGGCCTCGCCCTGGGGGCCTGCGGGGGGATCCTGGCCCTGGCCAATGCCGCCCCGCGGGCCTGCGTGGAGCTGTACAGCCTCGCCCGGGAAGGGAAGGGGGCGGAGGCCGCGGCCCTGCAGCGCCGGCTCCTGCCGGCCGTCCGGGCCGTCACCACCCGCTTCGGGATCGGGGGACTCAAGTACGCCATGGATCTCCTGGGTACCTACGGCGGTCCGCCCCGGCCTCCGCTCCTTCCTCCCACGGAGGCGGAACGGGCCGAGATTCGCCACGCGCTCGCCGAGTCCGGGCTCCTCGAGGGACGAGGGGGGGAGGGCCGAGGGGGGAAGCCATGA
- the tsaB gene encoding tRNA (adenosine(37)-N6)-threonylcarbamoyltransferase complex dimerization subunit type 1 TsaB, with product MRILGVETATGQGGVAIVGPEGVLAEVTLSVTAGYGERLLPALDRLLAVADLSPEQVDGYAISIGPGSFTGLRIGLATVKGLALATGKPLAAVPTLEALAAILPFCPHPVCPLLDARKGEVYCALFALEEGEPVRLLEDAVCPLEVLLPKITGPTVFVGDGVAAYGDALRLRLRGRALFPPPGRAGASPAVVAARGRARLLRGEAEDVDRLVPRYLRLAEAELKLKARREGRP from the coding sequence ATGCGGATCCTGGGCGTCGAGACCGCGACCGGCCAGGGGGGGGTCGCCATCGTGGGCCCCGAAGGGGTCCTGGCCGAGGTGACCCTGAGCGTGACCGCAGGCTACGGGGAGCGGCTGCTCCCGGCCCTCGACCGGCTCCTGGCCGTAGCCGACCTCAGCCCTGAGCAGGTGGACGGATACGCGATCAGCATCGGCCCGGGCTCGTTCACCGGCCTCCGGATCGGGCTGGCGACGGTCAAGGGCCTCGCCCTCGCCACCGGCAAGCCCCTGGCCGCGGTCCCGACGCTCGAGGCCCTGGCCGCGATCCTCCCCTTCTGTCCCCACCCGGTCTGCCCCCTCCTGGACGCCCGGAAGGGGGAGGTCTACTGCGCCCTCTTTGCGCTGGAGGAGGGGGAGCCGGTCCGCCTGCTGGAGGACGCCGTGTGCCCGCTGGAGGTCCTGCTCCCAAAGATCACGGGCCCCACCGTCTTCGTCGGGGACGGCGTGGCAGCATACGGCGACGCCCTCCGCCTCCGGCTGAGGGGAAGGGCCCTCTTTCCGCCCCCGGGCCGCGCGGGGGCAAGCCCGGCGGTGGTCGCGGCGCGGGGGCGGGCCCGGCTTCTGCGGGGCGAGGCGGAGGATGTGGATCGGCTCGTCCCCCGTTACCTGCGCCTGGCGGAGGCGGAGCTGAAGCTCAAGGCCCGGCGCGAAGGGCGGCCATGA
- a CDS encoding ABC transporter ATP-binding protein yields the protein MSALLETADLRKSFGRLMAVDGVDLHLAAGVLTAVIGPNGAGKTTLINLLSGALAADAGRVRFRGEDITALPVHQRVRRGLARSFQVMNIFPRLTVRQNILLPVLARLGKTVQPFSTVAAHADALEEAERLLRDVDLWEERDRQAGTLAHGDQRRLELGLAVATAPALCLLDEPSSGMNPVERTVVLELIRKLSAQRRTTFVIVEHDMDVVFSLAERIVVMNRGRILADGPPAAIRENREVRETYLGEEGAA from the coding sequence GTGAGCGCGCTCCTCGAGACCGCGGACCTCCGGAAATCGTTCGGCCGCCTCATGGCCGTGGACGGGGTGGACCTCCACCTGGCGGCCGGGGTGCTCACGGCGGTCATCGGTCCGAATGGAGCGGGGAAGACCACGCTGATCAACCTGCTGAGCGGCGCCCTCGCCGCCGATGCCGGCCGGGTGCGCTTCCGGGGAGAGGACATCACTGCCCTCCCCGTCCACCAGCGGGTCCGGCGCGGCCTCGCCCGGTCCTTTCAGGTCATGAACATCTTCCCCCGACTGACGGTCCGGCAGAATATCCTCCTGCCCGTCCTGGCCCGCCTGGGGAAGACCGTCCAGCCCTTCTCGACGGTCGCGGCTCACGCGGACGCCCTCGAGGAGGCCGAGCGGCTCCTGCGGGACGTGGACCTGTGGGAGGAGCGGGACCGGCAGGCCGGGACCCTCGCGCACGGCGACCAGCGGCGCCTGGAGCTGGGGCTCGCAGTGGCAACGGCGCCCGCCCTCTGCCTGCTCGACGAGCCGTCTTCGGGGATGAACCCGGTGGAGCGGACGGTGGTCCTGGAGCTCATCCGGAAGCTGTCGGCGCAGCGGAGGACGACCTTCGTCATCGTCGAGCACGACATGGACGTGGTCTTCTCCCTGGCCGAGCGGATCGTCGTCATGAACCGGGGGCGCATCCTCGCCGACGGACCCCCTGCCGCGATCCGGGAGAACCGCGAAGTGCGGGAGACCTACCTGGGGGAGGAGGGGGCGGCGTGA
- a CDS encoding ABC transporter ATP-binding protein: protein MILQVETLVAGYGGSVVVHGISLTVGEGEIVCLLGRNGAGKTTTLRCIMGLTPSRSGSIRFKGREVAGRQPFEIARLGIGYVPDDRRIFPDLTVEENLVIAQRTAGGQDGRWTTERVYDLFPVLRQLRGSRGNHLSGGEQKMLAIGRALMRSPDLLLLDEPVEGLAPLVVRHLVDVLREIRAGGVTILLADQNLKFCRQLADRGYIMEKGLIQHAGSLEVIWQNEEVVRQYLAL from the coding sequence GTGATCCTCCAGGTCGAGACCCTCGTCGCGGGCTACGGGGGAAGCGTCGTGGTGCATGGCATCTCGCTCACGGTGGGGGAGGGAGAGATTGTCTGCCTCCTGGGGCGGAACGGAGCCGGGAAGACGACGACCCTGCGGTGCATCATGGGGCTCACCCCGTCCCGCTCGGGCAGCATCCGGTTCAAGGGGAGAGAGGTCGCCGGCCGGCAGCCCTTCGAGATCGCGCGACTCGGGATCGGCTATGTCCCCGACGACCGGCGCATCTTCCCGGACTTGACCGTCGAGGAGAATCTGGTGATCGCGCAGCGGACCGCGGGGGGACAGGACGGCCGGTGGACGACCGAGCGGGTGTATGATCTGTTCCCCGTCCTGCGGCAGCTCCGGGGGAGCCGGGGGAACCACCTCAGCGGCGGCGAGCAGAAGATGCTCGCCATCGGCCGGGCACTGATGCGGAGCCCCGACCTGCTCCTGCTGGACGAGCCGGTGGAGGGGCTGGCGCCGCTCGTGGTGAGGCACCTCGTCGACGTCCTCCGGGAGATCCGCGCGGGAGGGGTGACCATCCTGCTGGCCGACCAGAACCTCAAATTCTGCCGCCAGCTGGCGGACCGAGGGTATATCATGGAGAAGGGGCTGATCCAGCACGCCGGGTCCCTGGAGGTCATCTGGCAGAACGAGGAGGTCGTCCGGCAGTACCTCGCGCTGTAG
- a CDS encoding branched-chain amino acid ABC transporter permease, with product MDTILFQGLIGLSLAMYLWLLSAGLTIIFGVLGVLNFAHGSLFMVGAYLAYTFYGMLELPFWLATLLSLLGVALLGLVMEWGFLRRIYDLDHAYQLLLTFGFILILDDAVKLIWGGVFKIPPIPPFLEGAWPVAGRLFPVYNVFLIAVGLAVAVGLWLLFERTWWGRTVRATASDREMANAIGVNVPRVFSGVFMVGAALAALGGALGTPVRVVAPGIGAAMIIQAFIITVIGGLGNLKGAFVSSLLVGVLSAYGTLFFPVFELFFIFVIMAVVLLVRPQGLFAR from the coding sequence ATGGACACCATTCTCTTTCAGGGTCTCATCGGCCTCTCCCTGGCGATGTACCTCTGGCTCCTGTCGGCCGGCCTCACCATCATCTTTGGTGTCCTCGGCGTCCTGAACTTCGCCCACGGGAGCCTGTTCATGGTGGGGGCGTATCTCGCCTACACCTTCTACGGGATGCTGGAACTTCCCTTCTGGCTCGCGACCCTCCTGAGCCTCCTCGGCGTCGCCCTCCTGGGCCTCGTGATGGAATGGGGGTTCCTCCGCCGCATCTACGACCTTGACCACGCCTACCAGCTCCTCCTGACCTTCGGCTTCATTCTCATCCTGGACGACGCGGTGAAGCTCATCTGGGGGGGCGTCTTCAAGATCCCGCCCATCCCCCCTTTCCTGGAAGGGGCGTGGCCCGTGGCCGGGCGGCTCTTCCCGGTCTACAACGTCTTCCTCATCGCGGTGGGCCTGGCCGTGGCGGTCGGCCTCTGGCTCCTCTTCGAGCGGACCTGGTGGGGGCGGACCGTCCGCGCGACGGCGTCGGACCGGGAGATGGCCAACGCGATCGGCGTGAACGTCCCTCGGGTCTTCTCGGGGGTGTTCATGGTCGGGGCGGCCCTGGCGGCTCTCGGGGGGGCCCTGGGGACGCCGGTGCGCGTAGTGGCCCCGGGGATCGGAGCGGCGATGATCATCCAGGCGTTCATCATCACGGTGATCGGGGGCCTAGGGAACCTGAAGGGGGCCTTCGTCAGCTCGCTGCTCGTCGGCGTCCTCTCTGCCTACGGGACGCTGTTCTTCCCGGTCTTCGAGCTCTTCTTCATCTTCGTGATCATGGCGGTGGTCCTGCTGGTCCGGCCGCAGGGCCTCTTCGCGCGGTGA
- a CDS encoding branched-chain amino acid ABC transporter permease: MSERTRRALATLGRSPQTWTLLLAAALFLLPLVAGRYLLYVTIHILILSLFALGFNLLFGYTGLLSFGQAGFFAVGAYGCAKILLAIPSLLLGVLGGSAAAGLAALLLGALSVRHTRIYFSMLTLAFGMMIYSIAWKWRDFTGGDDGLVGIPRAPLDLPGLVTLDLSTMERYYTFVLVVALLAILLMYRLVRSPLGLALQGIRDSESRVAFAGLSVATYRLIAFTVAGLYAGLAGSLLPPLENTVTPPIAHWSASAEPVLATLLGGIHTFAGPIVGAFLFFAIKDLIVRFTEYWPLVLGTIVVVLVMGFRGGVASIVADALAARPGFGAGPGGRG; encoded by the coding sequence ATGAGTGAGCGGACGCGCCGTGCCCTCGCGACGCTCGGACGCTCCCCCCAGACCTGGACCCTCCTCCTGGCGGCGGCCCTCTTCCTGCTGCCGCTCGTGGCCGGCCGGTACCTCCTCTACGTCACGATCCACATCCTGATCCTCTCCCTCTTCGCGCTCGGCTTCAACCTCCTCTTCGGGTACACGGGCCTGCTCTCCTTCGGGCAGGCCGGCTTCTTCGCGGTCGGGGCCTACGGCTGCGCCAAGATCCTGCTGGCGATCCCGTCCCTGTTGCTGGGCGTGCTCGGCGGCTCTGCGGCGGCGGGGCTGGCGGCCCTCCTGCTGGGCGCCCTCTCGGTCCGCCACACCCGGATCTACTTCTCGATGCTCACGCTGGCCTTCGGCATGATGATCTACTCGATCGCGTGGAAGTGGCGGGATTTCACGGGCGGGGACGACGGCCTGGTGGGCATCCCGCGCGCCCCGCTCGACCTGCCGGGGCTCGTGACCCTCGACCTCTCGACCATGGAGCGCTACTACACCTTCGTCTTGGTGGTCGCCCTCCTGGCCATCCTGCTCATGTACCGGCTGGTCCGCTCGCCGCTCGGGCTCGCGCTGCAGGGGATCCGGGACAGCGAGAGCCGGGTCGCGTTCGCGGGGCTCTCGGTCGCGACCTATCGCCTCATCGCCTTCACCGTCGCCGGCCTCTATGCGGGGTTGGCCGGATCGCTCCTCCCCCCCCTGGAGAACACCGTGACGCCCCCCATCGCCCATTGGAGCGCCTCCGCCGAGCCGGTCCTGGCCACGCTGCTCGGGGGGATCCATACGTTCGCGGGACCCATCGTCGGCGCATTCCTCTTCTTCGCCATCAAGGATCTCATCGTGCGGTTCACCGAGTACTGGCCGCTGGTCCTCGGCACCATCGTGGTGGTCCTGGTCATGGGCTTCCGCGGCGGCGTGGCCAGCATCGTGGCCGACGCCCTGGCCGCCCGGCCGGGCTTCGGGGCGGGTCCGGGGGGACGCGGGTGA
- a CDS encoding ABC transporter substrate-binding protein produces the protein MKRRRWILAGVSGLALLVPFVTPPGADAQCALGVPVIRVGVQGSSSGAHADYGRQIQMGATMAVEEINAAGGVLGCKLEMKFVDEELKPASAVKNARYLVTEWGAHFLVGVDSSGSAMAIGPVLPELKRIHFFTHAATHRLTEELVAQKGIQEIVRVSVPVYQESLAAWVFKDRPEIKRFATIGADYEYGYSTWNLFKETMKKFRPDAEFVAAAWAPFWTMDFSPHIAAVMAQKPDAIIATPWAGEAVMLLRQALLQGVFDKIQVWFQGMGGSVDVLEGITREVQQDKFKGKLWATARYIHNWPDTPENKAFNERFDKRWGRLPNYSAETTYSAIYIAKAAVEKAKSLETPKVLEALKGMQIQTPAGLRVFREEDHQFVYNVPAGRVVWDPKYPIAVLGDLKVVPAKDYYRYPPFTPVAATK, from the coding sequence ATGAAGAGGCGGCGATGGATCCTGGCTGGGGTTTCGGGCCTTGCCCTTCTGGTTCCCTTCGTGACCCCACCGGGGGCGGATGCCCAGTGCGCCCTGGGAGTCCCGGTGATCCGGGTGGGCGTCCAGGGCTCCTCGTCCGGCGCCCACGCCGACTACGGCCGCCAGATCCAGATGGGCGCCACGATGGCCGTGGAGGAGATCAACGCCGCGGGCGGCGTTCTTGGCTGCAAGCTCGAGATGAAGTTCGTGGACGAGGAGCTGAAGCCAGCCTCGGCGGTGAAGAACGCCCGCTACCTGGTAACCGAGTGGGGCGCCCACTTCCTGGTCGGGGTGGATTCGAGCGGCTCCGCCATGGCCATCGGCCCGGTCCTCCCCGAGCTGAAGCGGATCCACTTCTTCACCCATGCCGCCACGCACCGTCTCACCGAGGAGCTGGTGGCGCAGAAGGGGATCCAGGAGATCGTCCGGGTGAGTGTCCCGGTGTACCAGGAATCTCTGGCCGCGTGGGTCTTCAAGGACCGGCCGGAGATCAAGCGCTTCGCCACGATCGGCGCCGACTACGAGTACGGTTATTCAACCTGGAACCTCTTCAAGGAGACCATGAAGAAGTTCCGGCCGGACGCCGAGTTCGTGGCGGCAGCCTGGGCGCCATTCTGGACCATGGATTTCTCCCCCCACATCGCGGCCGTGATGGCGCAGAAGCCCGACGCGATCATCGCCACCCCGTGGGCCGGGGAGGCGGTGATGCTCCTCCGGCAGGCGCTGCTCCAGGGTGTGTTTGACAAGATCCAGGTCTGGTTCCAGGGGATGGGTGGGTCCGTGGACGTGCTGGAGGGGATCACGCGGGAGGTCCAGCAGGACAAGTTCAAGGGCAAGCTCTGGGCCACCGCCCGCTACATCCACAACTGGCCCGACACACCGGAGAACAAGGCGTTCAACGAGCGCTTCGACAAGCGGTGGGGGCGGCTCCCCAACTATTCCGCGGAAACGACCTACTCGGCGATCTACATCGCGAAGGCCGCGGTGGAGAAGGCGAAGAGCCTGGAGACGCCGAAGGTCCTGGAGGCGCTGAAGGGGATGCAGATCCAGACGCCCGCCGGCCTTCGGGTCTTCCGGGAGGAGGATCACCAGTTCGTCTATAATGTCCCCGCCGGTCGCGTCGTATGGGACCCGAAGTACCCGATCGCGGTCCTCGGCGACCTGAAGGTCGTCCCGGCTAAAGACTACTATCGGTATCCCCCCTTCACACCTGTCGCGGCGACGAAGTAA
- the rimI gene encoding ribosomal protein S18-alanine N-acetyltransferase, producing MRSSRAASDLAITVVSEEDLPAILAIEAASFAAPWTEEMFRWELAQAGTGFAWVARRGARVVGYLFTWLVAGEFHVNNIAVAPADRGQGIGDALLRVGLEAAVVRGARVALLEVRESNARAQALYARWGFAVAGRRKRYYSHPTEDALLMRCEDLPGALARWGSDP from the coding sequence ATGAGATCCTCGCGCGCCGCCAGCGACCTTGCCATCACCGTCGTCAGCGAGGAGGACCTGCCCGCGATCCTGGCGATCGAGGCGGCTTCCTTCGCCGCCCCGTGGACGGAGGAGATGTTCCGCTGGGAGCTGGCGCAGGCCGGCACGGGCTTCGCCTGGGTGGCCCGGCGGGGAGCGCGGGTGGTGGGCTACCTCTTCACCTGGCTGGTGGCAGGGGAGTTCCACGTGAATAATATTGCCGTGGCGCCGGCGGACCGAGGGCAGGGCATCGGGGACGCCCTCCTGCGGGTGGGGCTCGAGGCGGCGGTGGTCCGGGGCGCCCGCGTGGCGCTCCTGGAGGTGCGGGAGAGCAACGCGCGGGCCCAGGCCCTGTACGCGCGCTGGGGGTTCGCGGTGGCAGGGCGGCGGAAGCGCTACTACAGCCACCCCACCGAGGATGCCCTCCTGATGCGCTGCGAGGACCTGCCTGGAGCGCTGGCCCGGTGGGGCAGCGACCCTTGA